A genomic region of Rhipicephalus sanguineus isolate Rsan-2018 chromosome 3, BIME_Rsan_1.4, whole genome shotgun sequence contains the following coding sequences:
- the LOC119386371 gene encoding sulfotransferase ssu-1-like has product MTGMRYLNEMQPPRFFKTHFQYQQQLKNPKAKFVYLTRNPLDVCVSFYHYVRKASVYHFADGTFDDFVHAFVAAEVERGDYCDHLLSWYAHRHEENVFFLTFEQLKNDFKNTVLSLAGFMGEKYRRMLLEDEDVYRNVVEKSSVPYMSKMCYVDQSVIDKLTEKDQPYIEAVHRYMLATPGKITGSNIVRKGAVGDWKSHFTQEHLELMREWIAKRNAAAVIRDLWADMDLGGIA; this is encoded by the coding sequence atgaCGGGCATGCGCTACTTGAACGAGATGCAGCCGCCACGCTTCTTTAAAACGCACTTTCAGTACCAACAGCAGCTCAAGAACCCAAAGGCCAAGTTCGTCTACCTGACCCGCAATCCGCTGGATGTCTGCGTCTCGTTCTACCACTACGTGCGGAAGGCTTCAGTATACCACTTCGCCGATGGCACCTTCGACGACTTCGTCCATGCTTTCGTCGCCGCAGAAGTGGAGCGTGGGGACTACTGCGACCACCTTCTGTCCTGGTACGCACATCGGCACGAAGAAAACGTCTTCTTTCTCACTTTCGAACAGCTGAAGAACGACTTCAAAAACACCGTCTTGTCCCTGGCGGGCTTCATGGGAGAGAAGTACAGACGCATGCTGTTGGAAGACGAGGACGTGTACCGGAATGTTGTTGAGAAGAGCAGCGTGCCGTACATGTCCAAAATGTGCTACGTTGATCAGTCAGTCATAGACAAGTTGACGGAGAAGGATCAGCCTTACATAGAAGCGGTTCATCGCTACATGTTGGCCACTCCCGGGAAGATAACGGGCTCGAACATCGTACGAAAAGGCGCAGTAGGAGACTGGAAGTCGCACTTCACGCAGGAACACCTAGAACTGATGCGGGAGTGGATTGCGAAACGAAACGCCGCCGCTGTGATCCGAGATCTTTGGGCTGACATGGACCTCGGTGGAATTGCCTGA
- the LOC119385272 gene encoding sulfotransferase ssu-1, with amino-acid sequence MPPPNKKDMSARRFPAYQVIDGLKYSKTYLPENVRAIRSYMPQDDDLVLVSYLKCGNNWLEQIIELILHRGESAENYAEFHRWCPYPELTGMRYLNEMQPPRFFKTHFQYQQQLKNPKAKFIYLTRNPLDVCVSFYHYVRNGSVYGFEDGTFDDFVHAFVAAEVERGDYCDHLLSWYAHRDEENVFFLTYEQLKNDFRNTVLSLAGFMGVKYRRMLVEDEDVYRSVVEKSSVPYMSKVCYVDQSIIEKLTEKDQPFIDAAHRFTLSSPGMLKGTTVVRKGAVGDWKSHFTQRHLDLVREWIEKRNAAPVIRDLWADMDLGGIV; translated from the exons ATGCCCCCGCCCAACAAG AAAGACATGTCGGCCAGGCGCTTTCCTGCCTACCAAGTTATTGACGGCCTGAAATACTCAAAGACGTACTTGCCCGAGAACGTGCGTGCCATCCGCAGCTACATGCCACAAGACGATGACCTTGTACTGGTGTCCTACCTCAAGTGCGGCAACAACTGGCTGGAACAAATCATCGAACTGATTCTTCACAG GGGAGAAAGCGCGGAAAACTACGCCGAATTTCACCGATGGTGCCCATACCCGGAGCTGACGGGCATGCGCTACTTGAACGAGATGCAGCCGCCACGCTTCTTTAAAACGCACTTCCAGTACCAACAGCAGCTCAAGAACCCAAAGGCCAAGTTCATCTACCTGACCCGAAACCCACTGGATGTCTGCGTCTCATTCTACCACTACGTGCGGAACGGTTCAGTATACGGATTCGAGGACGGCACCTTTGACGACTTCGTCCACGCTTTCGTCGCCGCAGAAGTGGAGCGTGGAGACTACTGCGACCACCTTCTGTCCTGGTACGCGCATCGGGACGAAGAAAACGTCTTCTTTCTCACGTACGAACAGCTGAAGAACGACTTCAGAAACACCGTCTTGTCCCTGGCGGGCTTCATGGGCGTGAAGTACAGACGCATGCTGGTGGAAGACGAGGACGTGTACCGGAGTGTTGTTGAGAAGAGCAGCGTGCCGTACATGTCCAAGGTGTGCTACGTCGATCAGTCTATCATAGAAAAGTTGACAGAGAAGGATCAGCCTTTCATCGATGCGGCTCATCGCTTCACGTTGTCCTCTCCCGGCATGCTGAAAGGAACGACCGTCGTACGAAAGGGCGCAGTGGGAGACTGGAAGTCGCACTTCACGCAGCGACACCTAGACTTGGTACGCGAGTGGATTGAGAAGAGAAACGCCGCCCCTGTGATTCGTGATCTTTGGGCAGACATGGACCTCGGCGGAATTGTCTGA
- the LOC119386372 gene encoding sulfotransferase ssu-1 yields MAFTRAPVYQVVDGLKYSRVYMPEHVRAVRSYKPQDGDLVLVSYLKCGNNWLEQIIQLILHGGESAQDFAEFHRRCPYPELYGLRYLDEMESPRFFKTHFRYEHQLKNPKAKFIYLARNPLDVCVSFFYYTLYGPQYDFENCSFGDFVEAFVNGEVDHGDYLDHLLSWYAHRHEENVFFITFEELKRDFSGTVISLAGFMGDKYRNLLDNEPHVLRNVVEKSSVSFMSKLCSMDKEVVSVLTEKDAPFSDACRRFHVMNRRGIKGPVIVRKGIVGDWKAHFENRHLEFVRQWIEKKGAVQVIRELWGDLDLGGIV; encoded by the exons ATGGCTTTCACGCGTGCTCCCGTGTACCAGGTGGTCGACGGCCTGAAGTACTCCAGGGTGTACATGCCGGAGCACGTGCGGGCTGTTCGGAGCTACAAGCCTCAAGACGGGGACCTAGTACTGGTGTCCTACCTCAAGTGCGGGAATAACTGGCTGGAGCAGATCATCCAGCTTATTCTGCACGG GGGAGAGAGTGCGCAAGACTTCGCCGAGTTTCACCGGCGGTGTCCTTATCCGGAACTGTACGGCTTGCGCTACCTCGACGAGATGGAGTCGCCGCGTTTCTTCAAGACACACTTTCGATACGAGCACCAGCTGAAGAATCCCAAAGCGAAGTTCATATATTTAGCTCGGAACCCGCTGGACGTCTGCGTTTCCTTCTTCTACTACACGCTCTACGGGCCACAGTACGACTTCGAAAATTGTAGCTTCGGTGATTTCGTCGAGGCCTTCGTGAACGGAGAGGTGGACCACGGGGACTACTTGGATCACCTGCTCTCCTGGTACGCCCATCGCCACGAAGAAAACGTGTTCTTTATAACTTTCGAAGAACTCAAACGAGATTTCAGCGGCACCGTAATATCCCTGGCAGGTTTCATGGGAGATAAGTACAGGAATTTACTAGATAACGAGCCGCACGTGCTCAGGAACGTGGTGGAGAAAAGCAGTGTCTCTTTCATGTCGAAGCTTTGTTCTATGGATAAAGAGGTTGTTTCAGTGCTAACCGAGAAAGACGCCCCCTTCTCGGACGCCTGTCGTCGCTTCCACGTCATGAACCGTCGTGGGATCAAAGGCCCGGTAATTGTAAGAAAAGGAATCGTTGGCGACTGGAAAGCTCACTTCGAGAATCGTCATCTCGAATTTGTGCGCCAGTGGATCGAGAAAAAAGGGGCTGTTCAAGTGATTCGGGAGCTCTGGGGGGATTTGGATCTTGGTGGAATTGTATGA